A genomic region of Populus nigra chromosome 11, ddPopNigr1.1, whole genome shotgun sequence contains the following coding sequences:
- the LOC133668664 gene encoding beta-amyrin 28-monooxygenase-like has protein sequence MVLTFLHLAILGLSLVFILFFRRRKLSGFRLPPGNTGWPIIGETLEFAMNHRRGCPEKFVIDRMCKYSPEVFKTSLFGEKIVVFCGASGNKFLFTSHNKYVTSWWPPSMAKVWFFPENQENTVEVCNKMRSVLPEFLKPDALQDYIPVMDSMAKEQLETDWSPHKQVQVFSLSKKYTFASACKVFMNLIDPEQLTRLSNPFTQIVAGLISIPIKIPGTAFSRGVEGGKIAREELLAIIRQRKRELLKNKELNSIDLLTRLLLASYENGETNDEKQIANKIIGLLVASHDTMSTALTCILNYLAEYPQVYEGVLHEQMEIAKSKNPGELLNWDDVKKMKYSWCVACEAMRLSPPVPGTFREAITDFTYAGFTIPKGWKTFWTTYSTNRNPKYFPDPEKFDPSRFEGRGPAPYSFVPFGGGPRMCPGKEYARLATLVFMHNVVTKFKWRKVNPDEKIIYNPTPTPENGLLIHLEIINS, from the exons ATGGTTTTAACTTTCCTTCACCTTGCCATTCTCGGTCTTTCCcttgtttttatccttttctttcgtAGGAGAAAACTTTCAGGATTTAGGCTTCCACCCGGCAACACGGGATGGCCCATCATAGGAGAAACTTTGGAGTTTGCAATGAATCACCGACGGGGGTGCCCTGAGAAGTTTGTCATCGATAGGATGTGCAAATACTCCCCTGAGGTGTTCAAAACCTCTTTGTTTGGGGAGAAAATTGTTGTATTTTGTGGTGCCTCAGGGAACAAGTTTTTGTTCACCAGCCACAACAAGTATGTTACTTCATGGTGGCCACCCTCAATGGCTAAAGTTTGGTTCTTCCCTGAGAATCAAGAAAACACTGTAGAAGTCTGCAATAAAATGCGAAGTGTCCTGCCTGAGTTTCTCAAGCCAGATGCTCTGCAAGATTACATCCCTGTCATGGACTCCATGGCCAAGGAACAATTGGAGACGGATTGGTCTCCACATAAGCAAGTGCAGGTGTTTTCACTATCAAAGAAGTACACATTTGCTTCAGCTTGCAAAGTGTTTATGAACTTGATAGATCCTGAGCAACTAACAAGATTGTCAAATCCTTTCACGCAAATTGTAGCTGGCCTAATATCAATTCCTATTAAAATTCCTGGTACGGCTTTCAGTCGTGGTGTCGAAGGAGGCAAAATTGCTCGGGAGGAGCTTCTAGCAATCATCAGGCAGAGGAAAAGAGAGCTTTTGAAGAACAAAGAGCTGAATAGTATTGATTTGTTAACTCGCCTGCTCCTGGCATCATATGAGAATGGCgaaacaaatgatgaaaaacaGATTGCTAACAAGATAATCGGTTTGCTTGTCGCCAGCCATGATACAATGAGCACTgcactcacatgcattctgaaCTATCTTGCTGAGTATCCCCAAGTCTACGAGGGTGTCCTCCATG AACAAATGGAGATTGCCAAATCCAAAAATCCAGGAGAGTTATTGAACTGGGATGATGTTAAGAAGATGAAGTATTCTTGGTGCGTGGCTTGTGAAGCAATGCGGCTCTCTCCTCCCGTTCCAGGAACATTTAGAGAGGCAATCACAGACTTCACGTACGCAGGTTTTACAATTCCAAAAGGATGGAAG ACTTTTTGGACAACATATTCCACGAACAGAAATCCTAAGTATTTTCCAGATCCAGAAAAATTTGATCCTTCAAGATTTGAGGGGAGGGGCCCGGCACCGTACAGCTTTGTTCCTTTCGGTGGAGGACCTCGAATGTGTCCCGGAAAAGAGTATGCTCGGCTAGCAACACTGGTTTTCATGCATAATGTGGTGACTAAGTTCAAATGGAGGAAAGTAAATCCTGATGAAAAGATCATTTACAATCCAACACCTACTCCAGAAAATGGCTTGTTGATTCATCTGGAGATTATTAACAGTTAA